From one Trueperella pyogenes genomic stretch:
- the pulA gene encoding pullulanase-type alpha-1,6-glucosidase, whose amino-acid sequence MKVSHTRPARLIGLMLAFVVSLPTFVGLTATPAVTATANVTVAGTFQKALGCSKDWDESCAVTALRDDDGDRIWTADLTIPAGEHAFKITVNNSWEGSYGMEGFKDGNYPLRLDKERKLKFSFDEMKKKVSVTAPDLPGEYSDRDDALVKSPYRDPGASQNMYFVLTDRFNNGNPKNDKCIATGHAGDDGKLPVNCDETDRMKTGYDPTDRAFFHGGDIKGLQDKLDYIQALGQTAIWLTPSFVNRPVQGIGDKASAGYHGYWITDFTQIDPHFGTNQELKDFITAAHEKGMKVYFDIIANHTADIIYYAGLENQNPPYVYKKDNPYKDKNGQSFDPADYARAETFPEMNPDKSSFPYDPEIPQGMEHAKFPDWLNDPTLYHNRGFDDKWPSGEPATNMDFGDLDDLMTENKVVRDGMIDIYKKWVDFGVDGFRIDTVKHVNFEFWQQFTKAIRDYATSTKTPNFFMFGEVYDAQTTLLAPYLRDTNMNAVLDFAFQSWAEGYAGGGSAKALASAFAADSYYTTPHSSADAMPTFLGNHDMGRIGWLLRNSSDPMGRSKLAHALMYLTRGQPVLYYGDEQGFVGDDKDKGARESLFATQTVEYQNYKMLDGSVAGSQERFGKTDMSEHISALAKLRTANKALSSGAQVTLHYDNGPGIFAAARVDRDEKIEHIIAINNSDSEKQATFATLTPGATYTPLYGAKDVVKADDTVTIKVPPLSAIVLKADKTVAPAGETQTIKVTTAVPVDGLTPVMADITKHRWAETSFSYRPLGTEEYTPLGVAEGDEPRVFARLNYEPGTLVEVRAVSTDSAGKKVADSTLLVVGTDLGSTTPAPSGIGRNDVVIPGTHQQAMGCSNNWDPACVDSRLTLDGASGLYRGTWKIPKGDYEYKVAIGGSWDVDYGAGGKPKGDNVKYTVNEEKDVTFFYNPTTHQFFNTASDPIITLPGTFNSILGCKPIGEFKEDWNPACLATLMFPTADGNYTFSTARIPQGNYEVKVAHGQSWSENYGQGGSANGSNYQFTVGDNKLVTFSYNSGNHLLDISQGEIPLAGQGERTAYWVDETTFAWPGILTGGRSDLKFELWGGNAKLAPSGGKVVGEGAKKIADLTHSKAGLSDDRLKNRNHLKGFETLKINVSREAAEEALKGNLAILAKDLSGTPIAFTGLQIPGVLDALYATEARAGKDLGLTFKEGIPTFTLWAPTAKSVSLQLFDGDKGTGTPTSKEMTRQSDGTWTLTGAADWKNRAYLYDVEVFAPTTEKIEHNIVSDPYSVGLTVDSKQSVVVDLKDPAFMPEIWKANKAPRMRNDASRSIYELHVRDFSIQDESVPQHLRGTYEAFALDDSAGVRHLRELAKAGMNMIHLLPTFDIATIPEKRAEQKVAKIPAAAPASADQQAAVMAVADEDGFNWGYDPYHYMTPEGSYASEGNQNGGRRSAAFRQMIGGLHKMGYQVILDQVFNHTAQSGQGEKSVLDKVVPGYYHRLNYNGTVAKSTCCENVATENAMAEQLMVDTVVTLARDYHIDAFRFDLMGHHSRSNMEAIQKALSELTLDKDGIDGKSIYLYGEGWNFGDDVKDNKRFHQAAQGQLDGTGIGSFNDRLRDAVHGGNGFDKNKSQGQGFGTGQYTDPNQLNSKNDEQLRSLRHNQDLIRLGMAGNLKDYEFLTSSGEVKRGDQLMYNSQKAGYALSPEESINYVDAHDNESLYDTNMWKLPANSTMDTRVRMNTVSLATVTLGQSPSFWHAGTDLLRSKSMDRNTYNSGDHFNAIDWTGEKHNFGVGLPPERDNKEQWEAMRPFLTNSRNVAKPEDLAKAHSQALELLRMRQAYPLLTLGKADLIKEKVSFPGAGRDQQAGLILMRVDDTKGTDVDKNYDGLLVAINASPEEIRQHIPEMKGLELELSPILTDGVDDDPILGQATWDSDSGTAKIPARSAVVFVQKQKSDDPADPPTPDPVQPEPTAGPTPEPTAAPEPLVVSPMAPSFTASDGEILIPTVAGVIYKTDGKAVTGSLIVKPGQSLTVVAEALAGYVLAEGSESSWTFTVELPAQPDTTVEATEWRDKAFNLATRKVTQERIVTTTEYAWDEQSGTYVPQSITSVETQVRDLTEREAMDLTLEPGSTVVVGEWIDVAFVLDKREVTQERSVTTTEFVWSTATWTYEPKAVTRIETRTRPMTSEEAQARTLRPIDSVKLGDWKVTSVDSQAKVVTESREVITTPYVWDPSDFAWKESAKDAKVTAETRTRAMTAEEIDSILPQPDPVPAVSTKETPAVAQAEQNILAWTGAKVMGLAYVALIAVLVGAALLLGRRRKRR is encoded by the coding sequence GTGAAAGTTTCACATACGAGGCCTGCGCGCCTCATTGGTTTGATGCTCGCTTTCGTGGTCAGCTTGCCGACTTTCGTCGGCCTCACTGCCACGCCCGCTGTGACCGCAACAGCTAATGTCACGGTCGCTGGAACGTTCCAAAAAGCATTGGGATGCTCGAAGGACTGGGACGAATCGTGTGCTGTTACCGCATTGAGGGACGACGACGGAGACAGGATCTGGACTGCCGATCTCACCATTCCCGCAGGTGAGCACGCTTTCAAGATCACTGTCAATAACTCGTGGGAAGGATCCTACGGGATGGAAGGCTTCAAAGATGGCAACTACCCATTGCGCCTGGATAAGGAACGAAAGCTCAAGTTTAGCTTCGATGAGATGAAGAAAAAAGTCTCGGTGACGGCACCGGATCTTCCTGGGGAGTATTCTGACCGTGACGATGCCCTGGTCAAATCTCCTTATCGGGATCCGGGCGCAAGTCAAAACATGTATTTCGTTCTCACCGATCGTTTTAACAATGGCAATCCGAAGAACGATAAGTGCATTGCGACTGGGCACGCTGGTGATGATGGAAAGTTGCCTGTCAATTGCGATGAAACTGATCGCATGAAGACCGGATACGATCCCACGGATCGTGCTTTCTTCCATGGTGGCGATATAAAGGGCTTGCAGGACAAACTCGATTACATCCAGGCTCTTGGCCAGACTGCTATTTGGCTCACTCCGTCTTTCGTCAACCGGCCGGTTCAGGGCATCGGTGACAAGGCAAGTGCCGGTTACCATGGTTACTGGATCACGGACTTTACTCAGATCGATCCGCACTTCGGAACGAATCAGGAGCTGAAGGACTTTATCACGGCGGCTCATGAGAAGGGCATGAAAGTCTACTTCGACATCATCGCCAACCACACCGCTGACATCATCTATTACGCGGGCTTAGAGAACCAGAATCCTCCTTACGTTTATAAGAAGGACAACCCGTATAAGGATAAGAACGGCCAGTCATTCGATCCGGCAGATTACGCCCGTGCGGAGACTTTCCCGGAGATGAACCCAGACAAATCCTCGTTCCCCTACGATCCGGAAATCCCTCAGGGAATGGAACACGCGAAGTTCCCCGATTGGCTCAACGATCCGACTCTGTACCACAATCGCGGGTTCGATGATAAGTGGCCGTCTGGTGAGCCTGCCACCAACATGGACTTTGGAGATCTTGATGATCTCATGACGGAGAACAAGGTAGTCCGCGACGGCATGATCGACATTTATAAGAAATGGGTTGACTTCGGGGTTGATGGCTTCCGCATTGACACAGTCAAGCATGTGAACTTCGAATTCTGGCAGCAATTCACCAAGGCGATTCGGGATTACGCCACGTCGACTAAGACTCCCAACTTCTTCATGTTTGGTGAGGTCTACGACGCGCAGACCACGCTTCTGGCTCCATATCTGCGCGATACCAACATGAACGCGGTACTTGACTTCGCTTTCCAGTCGTGGGCAGAAGGATATGCGGGCGGCGGCTCGGCGAAAGCCCTCGCCTCAGCTTTCGCGGCCGATTCCTACTACACGACTCCGCATTCTTCAGCCGATGCCATGCCCACTTTCCTAGGCAATCATGACATGGGGCGCATTGGCTGGCTCTTGCGTAACAGTTCCGATCCTATGGGGCGTTCCAAACTAGCTCATGCGCTCATGTATCTCACGCGTGGGCAGCCAGTTCTTTACTACGGTGATGAACAGGGTTTCGTGGGAGATGATAAAGATAAGGGCGCTCGCGAATCTCTGTTTGCCACCCAGACTGTTGAATACCAGAACTATAAGATGCTTGACGGTAGTGTCGCGGGCTCGCAGGAGCGTTTTGGCAAGACGGATATGAGCGAACATATCTCTGCGCTCGCCAAATTGCGCACAGCGAACAAAGCTCTATCTTCCGGCGCTCAGGTCACTTTGCATTATGACAACGGTCCGGGCATTTTCGCTGCGGCTCGGGTTGATCGTGACGAGAAGATCGAGCACATCATCGCCATCAATAATTCGGATTCGGAAAAGCAGGCCACTTTTGCGACGTTGACTCCGGGAGCCACATACACGCCTCTTTATGGTGCTAAGGATGTGGTCAAAGCTGACGACACTGTGACCATCAAGGTGCCACCGCTGTCGGCAATCGTGCTCAAGGCCGATAAAACGGTTGCGCCTGCAGGAGAGACGCAGACTATCAAGGTCACCACAGCCGTACCAGTTGATGGTTTGACCCCTGTTATGGCAGATATAACTAAACATCGTTGGGCGGAGACTTCTTTCTCCTACCGGCCACTGGGCACGGAAGAGTACACACCTCTCGGCGTCGCTGAAGGAGACGAGCCGCGTGTATTTGCGCGACTGAACTACGAGCCGGGAACGCTGGTTGAGGTTCGCGCGGTTTCCACCGATAGTGCAGGCAAGAAGGTTGCTGATTCGACTCTCCTCGTCGTCGGCACAGATCTCGGATCTACCACACCGGCTCCGTCTGGAATTGGCCGGAACGACGTCGTTATTCCAGGCACACACCAACAAGCGATGGGGTGTTCAAACAACTGGGATCCTGCGTGCGTTGACTCCCGTCTGACACTTGATGGGGCTTCTGGCCTGTATCGGGGGACGTGGAAAATTCCGAAGGGAGACTACGAGTATAAGGTCGCGATCGGTGGAAGCTGGGACGTGGACTATGGTGCCGGTGGAAAACCTAAGGGTGACAATGTCAAATACACAGTGAATGAAGAAAAGGACGTGACCTTCTTCTATAACCCAACCACTCACCAGTTCTTCAATACCGCTTCGGATCCGATAATCACCTTGCCGGGGACTTTCAACTCGATACTTGGGTGCAAACCTATTGGTGAGTTCAAAGAAGACTGGAACCCTGCCTGTCTAGCCACACTTATGTTCCCGACGGCCGATGGGAATTACACCTTCAGCACGGCCAGAATTCCGCAAGGTAACTATGAAGTTAAAGTGGCTCATGGCCAGAGTTGGTCTGAAAACTACGGCCAGGGTGGCAGCGCAAACGGCAGCAATTATCAGTTCACCGTGGGGGATAATAAGCTAGTCACTTTTTCCTACAACTCCGGCAACCATCTGCTCGATATTAGCCAAGGAGAGATCCCGCTGGCAGGACAAGGCGAACGTACCGCTTATTGGGTGGATGAAACGACTTTCGCTTGGCCGGGCATCCTTACCGGCGGGCGGAGTGATCTGAAATTCGAGCTTTGGGGCGGTAATGCGAAACTTGCACCTTCTGGTGGCAAGGTGGTCGGCGAAGGTGCAAAGAAAATCGCGGATTTGACCCATTCCAAGGCTGGTCTATCTGACGATCGACTGAAAAATCGCAACCATCTGAAAGGTTTTGAAACGCTCAAGATCAATGTGTCTCGGGAAGCTGCCGAAGAGGCGCTCAAGGGTAACCTTGCAATCCTTGCCAAGGACCTTTCTGGTACTCCAATTGCATTTACAGGACTGCAGATTCCGGGCGTTCTCGATGCCCTTTATGCGACCGAAGCTCGAGCAGGAAAGGATCTTGGCCTGACATTTAAAGAGGGCATTCCGACTTTCACCCTGTGGGCACCCACGGCCAAATCCGTCTCGCTTCAACTTTTCGACGGCGATAAGGGCACGGGTACGCCGACATCGAAGGAAATGACACGCCAGTCTGACGGTACCTGGACACTGACGGGCGCGGCGGATTGGAAGAATCGCGCCTACCTCTATGACGTCGAGGTATTCGCTCCGACAACCGAAAAGATTGAGCACAATATCGTTTCGGATCCGTATTCGGTGGGATTGACGGTCGACTCGAAGCAGTCGGTCGTCGTCGATCTTAAAGATCCAGCATTCATGCCAGAGATATGGAAAGCCAATAAGGCTCCGCGTATGAGGAATGATGCGTCGCGAAGCATCTACGAGCTGCACGTACGCGACTTTTCTATCCAGGACGAATCTGTTCCGCAGCATCTGCGTGGCACGTACGAGGCTTTCGCTTTGGACGATTCTGCGGGAGTCAGGCATCTGAGGGAGCTGGCCAAAGCGGGCATGAACATGATTCACCTGCTTCCGACCTTTGATATCGCGACCATCCCCGAAAAGCGCGCTGAACAGAAGGTAGCGAAGATACCTGCGGCCGCCCCGGCGTCGGCGGATCAGCAGGCAGCTGTGATGGCGGTAGCCGACGAAGACGGATTTAACTGGGGTTACGATCCGTACCACTACATGACGCCGGAAGGGTCGTATGCATCAGAAGGTAACCAAAACGGAGGTAGACGCTCCGCAGCATTCCGCCAAATGATTGGTGGCCTGCACAAAATGGGATACCAGGTCATCCTTGACCAGGTATTTAACCACACGGCGCAATCGGGTCAAGGGGAGAAGTCTGTGCTCGATAAAGTCGTGCCCGGCTACTACCATCGGTTGAACTACAACGGTACAGTGGCCAAGTCGACCTGCTGTGAGAACGTGGCGACGGAAAACGCGATGGCCGAACAACTTATGGTAGACACGGTGGTGACGCTCGCACGCGACTACCACATCGACGCCTTCCGTTTTGACCTGATGGGTCATCACTCGCGTTCGAACATGGAGGCTATCCAAAAGGCACTGTCCGAATTGACCCTTGACAAGGACGGCATCGACGGCAAGAGCATTTATCTCTACGGCGAAGGGTGGAACTTTGGCGACGACGTCAAGGACAACAAGCGTTTCCACCAAGCGGCGCAAGGGCAGCTAGACGGAACTGGTATCGGTTCATTCAATGATCGCCTGCGTGATGCGGTACACGGTGGAAATGGTTTCGATAAGAATAAGTCGCAGGGACAAGGATTCGGTACTGGCCAGTACACGGATCCCAATCAGCTGAACTCAAAGAATGATGAGCAGTTGCGCAGCTTACGCCACAACCAAGACCTCATCCGCTTGGGAATGGCTGGAAACCTCAAAGACTACGAGTTCCTCACTAGCTCTGGGGAGGTCAAGCGTGGTGACCAGCTGATGTATAACAGCCAAAAGGCCGGCTATGCTCTCAGCCCGGAGGAAAGTATCAACTATGTTGACGCACACGATAACGAGTCGCTTTACGACACTAATATGTGGAAGTTGCCCGCAAATTCGACTATGGACACGCGCGTGCGTATGAATACGGTCTCGCTGGCGACTGTTACTCTCGGCCAGTCGCCCTCTTTCTGGCATGCTGGCACGGACTTGTTGCGATCAAAGTCCATGGATCGCAACACGTATAATTCGGGAGATCACTTCAACGCAATCGACTGGACAGGAGAAAAGCACAATTTCGGTGTAGGCCTTCCACCAGAGCGTGACAATAAGGAGCAGTGGGAGGCCATGCGGCCATTCCTCACAAATTCCAGGAATGTGGCCAAACCTGAGGATCTTGCCAAGGCACACTCGCAGGCCTTGGAACTTCTCAGAATGCGGCAGGCATACCCGTTGCTTACGCTCGGAAAAGCAGATCTTATTAAGGAAAAGGTGAGTTTTCCGGGTGCCGGCCGTGACCAGCAGGCGGGTCTGATCCTGATGCGTGTTGATGACACGAAGGGGACGGACGTCGATAAGAACTATGACGGCTTGCTAGTGGCTATCAATGCCTCGCCTGAGGAGATTCGCCAACACATTCCAGAAATGAAGGGACTCGAGCTCGAGCTTTCTCCAATACTGACTGATGGTGTGGACGACGATCCGATCCTGGGGCAAGCCACGTGGGATTCCGACTCCGGTACAGCGAAGATACCGGCGCGTTCTGCGGTGGTATTCGTTCAGAAGCAAAAGAGTGACGATCCTGCCGACCCTCCCACACCTGATCCAGTGCAACCTGAACCGACGGCGGGGCCTACCCCTGAACCGACGGCGGCACCAGAGCCTCTGGTTGTTTCGCCTATGGCTCCCAGCTTTACAGCGTCTGACGGTGAGATTCTCATCCCGACGGTGGCGGGCGTAATTTATAAGACCGATGGTAAGGCCGTCACCGGCTCGCTGATAGTCAAGCCGGGTCAGTCCCTGACAGTAGTAGCTGAAGCGCTTGCCGGTTATGTCCTCGCTGAGGGTTCAGAATCGTCGTGGACGTTCACAGTAGAACTTCCGGCACAGCCCGATACTACGGTGGAGGCAACTGAGTGGCGTGACAAGGCATTCAACCTAGCTACTCGGAAAGTGACCCAGGAACGTATCGTGACAACTACCGAATACGCGTGGGACGAGCAGTCCGGGACGTATGTGCCGCAATCGATCACGAGTGTTGAAACCCAAGTTCGGGACCTGACTGAGCGTGAGGCAATGGACCTTACGCTTGAGCCGGGGTCGACCGTCGTCGTCGGAGAGTGGATCGATGTTGCTTTCGTTCTTGATAAGCGTGAAGTGACTCAGGAGCGTTCTGTTACCACTACTGAATTTGTGTGGTCCACGGCCACCTGGACTTATGAGCCTAAAGCAGTGACTCGAATTGAGACGCGAACGCGTCCGATGACGTCAGAAGAAGCCCAGGCTCGGACACTTAGGCCTATTGATTCTGTGAAGCTAGGTGATTGGAAAGTCACCTCTGTAGACAGCCAAGCAAAGGTGGTCACCGAATCGCGTGAAGTGATAACGACGCCGTACGTTTGGGATCCAAGCGACTTTGCGTGGAAAGAATCTGCTAAGGACGCCAAGGTGACGGCCGAAACCCGTACCCGAGCGATGACGGCCGAAGAAATCGATTCGATCCTTCCGCAGCCCGATCCTGTGCCAGCCGTTTCTACAAAGGAGACACCGGCGGTAGCCCAGGCGGAGCAGAATATCCTCGCCTGGACAGGGGCGAAAGTGATGGGACTTGCTTATGTGGCGCTCATTGCTGTGTTGGTGGGAGCGGCTTTGCTGCTGGGTCGGCGTCGTAAGCGCAGGTAA
- a CDS encoding DUF3052 family protein, whose amino-acid sequence MSGLTGKDLGFTSSQLIQEFGYDDDVDMALRNEVEQITGEELEDEDYRGSVDGVIAWWRADDGDVDDLTDLFVDCTGGLADEAASIWLFVPDQRAKLTVPMEDVKEAADTAGLTVTTTHHLASGWNAFRVVSHGRSY is encoded by the coding sequence GTGTCCGGTTTAACCGGTAAGGATTTGGGTTTTACCTCCAGCCAACTTATTCAGGAGTTTGGCTACGACGACGACGTCGACATGGCACTTCGCAACGAGGTGGAGCAGATCACGGGCGAGGAACTCGAAGACGAGGACTACCGCGGATCAGTAGACGGCGTGATCGCCTGGTGGCGTGCCGATGACGGCGACGTCGACGACCTCACGGATCTATTCGTTGATTGTACCGGTGGGCTGGCTGACGAGGCTGCCTCGATCTGGCTCTTCGTCCCGGATCAGCGCGCAAAGCTGACTGTCCCGATGGAAGACGTCAAGGAGGCGGCGGACACTGCTGGACTGACAGTGACGACTACCCACCACCTTGCGTCGGGATGGAACGCTTTCCGTGTCGTTAGTCACGGCCGTTCCTACTAG
- the aceE gene encoding pyruvate dehydrogenase (acetyl-transferring), homodimeric type, with protein MSQQPIRPLINGLLSQVPDINPEETQEWIDSVDGLIDSQGASRTRYLLTAMANHARRKGISLPPQLVTPYVNTIGIDDEPYYPGDESLEREIRRWTRWNAAVMVTRQQDPDIAVGGHISSYAAQATLYEVGFNHFFRGKNAPGGGDQVLFQGHSSPGNYARAFLEGRLSEKDLDSFRQQASRRSGGRGLPSYPHPRQMPDFWEFPTVSLGLGPISAIYQAWYNRYLHERGLKDTSQQRVWAFMGDGEMDEVESRGVLHLAAGQNLDNLTFVINCNLQRLDGPVHGNGKIIQELEAQFKGAGWNVIKVIWGREWDELLTADKDRALVNIMNETLDGDYQTFKANDGAYVREHFFGRDPRTKAMVADWSDEKIWALKRGGHDYRKVYAAYKAATEHKGQPTVILAHTIKGYALGSNFAGRNSTHQMKKLNSDDLKLLRDTLELDIADDQLDDPYTAPYFKPSPKNPALEYMHEQRRKLGGYLPERRVVSQGVTLPADKHWDILKSGSGKQKVATTMAFVRLLKDLLRDKDFGYRFVPIIPDEARTFGLDAIFPSAKIFNVQGQNYTAVDSDLLLNYKESQQGQIMHTGITEAGSNAAFTAVGTSYATHGLPMVPIYIFYSMFGFQRTGDQFWHAADQMARGFIMGATAGRTTLTGEGLQHMDGHSHVIASTNPAVVQYDPAYAYEVSHIVRDGIVRMYGDGSDGRDQNVMYYITIYNEPIHQPAEPENLDVEGLLKGMYKVEQAEGDGPRVQLFASGVGVPWAREARQMLRDDWGVAASVWSITSWYELRRDGLAVDEYNYLHPMEEPKKAYLTSKLEGEQGPIIATSDWEKQVHDAIRPWINEAYYTLGANGFGIADTRASARRHFRIDSASMVVRALQALADRGEIDRATVQAAIDKYELLDPQAGDDGEAVPGEPAV; from the coding sequence GTGAGTCAACAGCCAATTAGGCCTCTCATCAATGGCTTGCTCAGCCAGGTGCCGGACATCAATCCGGAAGAAACCCAGGAATGGATCGACTCGGTCGATGGATTGATTGACAGTCAGGGTGCTTCGCGAACCCGTTACCTCCTAACCGCCATGGCGAACCATGCCCGCCGAAAGGGCATCAGCCTTCCGCCTCAACTCGTCACACCCTACGTCAACACCATCGGCATCGACGACGAACCCTACTACCCCGGCGACGAGTCCCTGGAAAGGGAAATCCGCCGGTGGACGCGATGGAATGCGGCCGTGATGGTCACGCGCCAGCAGGATCCGGATATCGCCGTCGGCGGCCATATCTCCTCCTACGCGGCTCAGGCCACGCTCTACGAAGTTGGCTTCAACCACTTCTTCCGCGGCAAGAATGCCCCCGGTGGCGGCGATCAGGTGCTCTTCCAAGGCCATTCCTCCCCCGGCAACTACGCTCGCGCATTCCTCGAGGGTCGTCTGAGTGAGAAAGATCTCGACTCCTTCCGCCAGCAGGCCTCTCGCCGTTCGGGTGGCCGTGGCCTGCCCTCCTACCCCCACCCACGTCAAATGCCTGACTTCTGGGAATTCCCCACGGTTTCCCTCGGCCTTGGCCCGATCTCCGCTATCTACCAGGCGTGGTACAACCGCTACCTCCACGAACGCGGGCTGAAGGACACTTCCCAGCAACGTGTGTGGGCGTTCATGGGCGACGGCGAGATGGACGAAGTTGAGTCGCGCGGCGTGCTCCACCTCGCTGCAGGTCAGAACCTCGACAACCTCACCTTCGTTATCAACTGTAACCTCCAGCGTCTCGACGGCCCGGTTCATGGCAACGGCAAGATCATCCAGGAGCTTGAGGCTCAGTTCAAGGGCGCTGGCTGGAACGTCATCAAGGTCATTTGGGGCCGCGAATGGGACGAGTTGCTGACTGCCGACAAGGACCGCGCGCTCGTCAACATCATGAACGAGACGCTCGACGGCGACTACCAGACTTTCAAGGCCAACGACGGCGCCTACGTGCGCGAGCACTTCTTCGGCCGCGACCCGCGCACCAAAGCCATGGTCGCCGACTGGTCCGATGAAAAGATTTGGGCGCTCAAGCGTGGCGGCCACGATTACCGTAAGGTTTACGCAGCTTACAAGGCCGCTACCGAGCACAAGGGGCAGCCGACCGTGATCCTCGCCCACACCATTAAGGGCTACGCGCTCGGTTCAAACTTCGCGGGGCGCAACTCGACCCACCAGATGAAGAAGCTCAACTCCGACGATCTCAAGCTCCTGCGTGACACGCTCGAGCTCGACATCGCCGATGACCAGCTCGACGATCCGTACACCGCCCCGTACTTCAAGCCGTCTCCGAAGAACCCTGCTCTCGAGTACATGCACGAGCAGCGCCGGAAACTCGGTGGCTACCTGCCCGAGCGCCGCGTCGTTTCGCAGGGCGTGACGCTGCCGGCCGATAAGCATTGGGATATCCTCAAGTCCGGCTCGGGCAAGCAGAAGGTGGCCACCACCATGGCCTTCGTCCGCCTGCTCAAGGATCTGTTGCGCGACAAGGACTTCGGCTACCGATTCGTGCCGATCATCCCCGACGAAGCCCGCACATTCGGTCTTGATGCCATCTTCCCCTCGGCGAAGATCTTTAACGTTCAGGGCCAAAACTACACCGCAGTGGATTCAGATCTCTTGCTCAACTACAAGGAATCCCAGCAAGGCCAGATCATGCACACGGGCATCACGGAGGCCGGCTCGAACGCCGCCTTCACTGCCGTGGGAACCTCGTATGCCACGCACGGCCTGCCGATGGTGCCGATCTACATCTTCTACTCGATGTTCGGCTTCCAGCGCACGGGCGATCAGTTCTGGCACGCAGCAGACCAGATGGCACGCGGCTTCATCATGGGTGCAACCGCCGGCCGAACCACGTTGACGGGTGAGGGACTGCAGCACATGGACGGACACAGCCATGTCATTGCCTCCACGAATCCGGCAGTGGTTCAGTACGACCCGGCCTATGCCTACGAGGTAAGCCACATCGTGCGCGACGGTATCGTTCGCATGTACGGCGACGGTTCCGACGGCCGCGACCAGAACGTCATGTACTACATCACGATCTACAATGAGCCGATCCACCAGCCAGCTGAGCCGGAAAACCTCGACGTCGAAGGCCTCCTGAAGGGCATGTACAAGGTTGAACAAGCAGAAGGCGACGGGCCGCGTGTGCAGCTCTTCGCCTCCGGCGTCGGTGTTCCGTGGGCACGCGAGGCTCGCCAGATGCTCCGCGACGATTGGGGCGTCGCAGCCTCCGTATGGTCGATCACGTCGTGGTACGAGCTGCGCCGGGACGGCCTGGCGGTTGACGAATACAACTACCTCCACCCGATGGAAGAGCCTAAGAAGGCCTACCTCACCTCCAAGCTCGAGGGCGAACAGGGCCCGATCATTGCCACTTCCGATTGGGAAAAGCAGGTTCACGATGCGATCCGCCCGTGGATCAACGAGGCTTACTACACCCTCGGAGCGAACGGCTTCGGCATCGCCGATACCAGGGCCTCCGCGCGTCGTCACTTCCGTATTGATTCGGCATCGATGGTGGTGCGCGCCCTGCAGGCGCTCGCCGATCGCGGCGAGATCGATCGGGCGACAGTCCAGGCCGCAATCGATAAGTACGAGCTCCTCGATCCTCAGGCCGGCGACGACGGCGAGGCAGTTCCCGGTGAACCCGCAGTTTAG